The DNA sequence CTAATTGGGCTTGGGCCATGGAATAATATGGGCTTTTTACGAACTATCCAACGGTCAACGAACCTGGGCTTTGATGGACCGGACCAAACCCAAGTCCATCTGGGTAACTTATCCTCCAAGAACTACGTATAGCTTGGAGCTCTATAAAAGGGTACGTAGCCCTCTTGTTTACGGATGATCAACAGTTTGAAAGAAGAGAGAATAAACACTATTTCTCGGACATTCTAAGAATCATCGTACAAGATCAGCTATAACATCCATCAATTTTCATCCTGTGTTCTTTGCGTTCTTCATGAAAATAGCCTCAAATCAACATAATTTGCTTCGTGATTCCAGCAACCTCTGAATTCGTGTTGTTATGAATTTCTCCCAACAAAAGATATATGTATGGCTTAAGTATCGTgtgagtgaataccgtttggtgagattgattgtattattgataattttttGGATTAATAATACAAATTTGGATGTGGGTTTTCAGTGTCATATACCGTGTGTCTGTGTTTTGCATTGTTTATTTGGTTCTCTATTTGTTTGAATACATGTAACACTGACAAGAATAAGGAAAATGCTTGATGTACATAATTGTGTACAAAATTTTATACATAATGACATGTGGTGAGTTTTAATTGGAATAGGACTATGTATTCACATCAACAAGTCCACTTAAAATATCTCACATCAATTGTCATTTCATTATGTACAAATTTTTTGTACACAATTATGTACACCTAACGTTACTCCAAGAATAATAGTTCGCAGAGGAGAGAGCTCAACAAGATACGTTCTCTTAATAACAAAAATAGAAACTAATCTGTGATGAGCTGGCCAACTTGGCTGCCTTTGTGTACAGAGTAGGATAACTAGTATCTGTAACACATCTTCTGGTAAGCAGAGTACATGACTAAATGATTAATGTAGGTTTTGCCCTTCCCGTCTAGTCCACAAATTTGCGAGTCCGATCCTGCAGCCTATTCATAAGACTCGTTATAGGCCACACTGGCAAAGATCCTGTCAACTACGACCTTGCATGTTTGAATGAAGCGACTCTGACTTGCTGATATCTTGTAACTAtcttaaaattaaaaatcgaGCGTCGCCGATAGAGGGAGGATCCTACATATATCTTTCCACTGTCTTCTAAATTTAAACTAACATTTGTTCTCCAAAAGTTACCTGAATGCTACTACGTTTACTATTTACAGGATTATTTCTGCATAATTACCTTACAAAATTGGAGTTCATAAAGAGGTAGAAGGCGCGAAATTCTAAGGGATATGTATAACTGTGCTGAAGGGAAAATCTGGATCTAATCCTTTTGAAGGACCTGTCGGTGTAGTAGGATTAGCTAAATTTGAGTCTTTTTCAGTTGAGGGAACTGTCGGTTTAGCAGGCGAACCAAAATCTGAACCTATTTCAGTTGAAGGAACCTTCGGTGTGGCAGGAGAATCAAAATTTGAACCGATTGCAGTTAAAGGAACCGTCGGTGCAGCAGGAGAATCAAAACTTGAACCGATTTCAGTTGAAGGATCCGTCGGGGCAGCAGGAGAATCCATATTTGAACTGATTTTAGTTGAAGGATCCGTCGGTGGAGCTGGAGAATCAAAATTTGAGCCCATATCAGTTGAACGAACTGGGGGTGCATCTGCAGCAGGAGAAGCAGAATTATCTTTTTTGGGAGATGTTGATGATCCCTGATCAAGAGACACAGGTGCAGGTGGAGAAGTATCGGTTGGAGTTTGAGGAGGAGGACTTGATGTGAAGTTAGCATTAGCATTGTAAGAATCTCGAATGTTCATGTAAGATGAATCTGCATTTTCTCCATCTAAAAGTGGGGTAGATGCAGTTTGCTGAGGGGGTTCAAACATAAGGCCAGATGCATAAGGAACTTTGGAAGATGACACCCAAGAATCTCCCTCAATGAATTTTGTAGCAGTAAAATGTTGTATCCGATCAGGAGAGAGCTCTGCAATTCCCGGCCATTTCACACGTTTATCTTTGTTTGAACCCGGTCCTCTATTGTTAAATTCGGTATAGAAGAGTGTGTCTAAAGCAAATGTACCATTCCAGGGGAGAAATCCTTCTGGTCGAATTACATCACCTATAAAAGATTCCATGATGACTGTTCTGGAATATTCTTTCCATGGTCTTCCGAGGTAAGACGCGAATTTGTTCTTCACAGGTTGGAGTGAGGAGTCTTCCCTAATGGTGCAGTTTTGAAAGACAATTCCTGTTGGCTGACGTACATTTTTCCTGCCTTGTGCTGTGACAATGCATTGTTGATTATCCATAGGCTTTCGGACTAGAAATGTACAGTTCTGGAAAATAGCAGCTGCGTCACCGAAAACAAAGTCTACTGTGCCTGAAATAACACAATCTCTGTAAAATTGGCGATAAGTGTGTGTGTAAAGAGTATCTTGGTACCCATCCATTTGGCAATTGTAGAATATTGACCTATCAGCTCCAACCCTGAGTGCCACTGCCTGGTGTTTTTGGGGACCTGCAGTGTTCTCAAAGCCAATGTCCTTGGCAATGAAATAATCTCCGCTAACCGCTGCAACAATCATTTGCATGTAGTATATAATTAGGCTAGAGGGCATAAAATTAACCTCCTAATACTGTATCAGGTTATAAGCTGTAGGAGAGTTGTTAACAAGTAAATATAACATGCTTACCTACAGTTGCGGTGTGGTAGGTTGTTGTTCCATCGATGAAGTTTAAACTTCCACTTATCCTTGTCTTGCTTGGACCGTCACCTACAACCATCACATGCGTCATGCTTGAATTGAATTGAACTTGTTCCTTATACACACCTTCCTTGATGTATAGTACAAACGTTTTGTCACTATGTTTAGGAATGTCCCATAAAGCTTCATTTATTGTCCTATATTTTCCTGATCCATCTTGTGCGACCACAAGGTCTGCCTTGACATTTCCCTGATTATCTTCAAGAAGCCTCCTTTTGTTAGAatctaaccattctggaaatctTGCCATTGACTTTAGACGACGATTATGAATGGTAGTTGTCAATCCTATTGATGATTCGAATCGTGTGGCAATGTGAGTCATCATGGCAAGGGCATTGGTAGTTAACTCCATGCCAGTTTTCAAAGCCAATCTCATATGCTGGCCAACCAATCCATGTGTATGTACAAATCCATCTAAACAAGTTTCTTGGTATGTCATTGCACCGCTTACCCAAAATAAGAGATCATTAAGAATTCTAGCCAAGGTTCCAATTTCATGATTGATGAACTTGTCGATAGATCTTTGGAGGTCACTTATCGCCATGTCCGTCAGCTCGCTGCATCCTGACAGAGCACCTTTTATAAGAGGTTCTCTATGAAGTAATCCAAGGGATAATGCTCTCTTAGATGCAATTCTTATGTGTGTCATTGCTACCTCAAAACCCGTACGCAACAACTCTCTGGGATCATGATCTTTTCTTAAGATCTTAAACGGAAGGTTAGCAGCACAAGCATCTTTAAAATCAACTGTATGACAAATATCTAGAAGTTTTTTTTGAGATAATGTAATGTGTTTGTCATTTCTACCGACTTTCTTTTGGTTGCCAGTAATGCCCATGGTCACCACCAGCACTATAGCCACCAACACTACAGAAGAGAGGCCTATTATAGCATATCTTTTGTGTGTTTTCTCCATGTTTTTATATCTTTTTAAGGATTTCAATGAATCTGATAACCTATTTTTCACTTTTTTCCTGATATTTTGTTCTTTCTGGTTTAATGTGAAGAAAGAAAAGCTTTGAAGTGTGCCTGAAATGAAGGTTGACCGTACTCTCCTACTTCAATTTGTTGTTTTATAAAGCCTCCACACTATGTGGCTCTAGAAAAAAGATTGTGCGCGAAGATAGCACCTCTGTAAACTCACCATGCACAATCATACATATATCTATACTTTATAGTATACTAGCCTATAACCGTGCGATCCACGGTTTGTTTTTAACATTCGatagtttttaataatatattttataatataatttttaatagttgaaaaataaatcgaagaatataataaattataacaataaatgttttataataatttgaaacttgactgaaaataaataatataatataatatattgtttaagtaaataatataaaagtttaaatataataaactgttgacggggttcgaaccctgaatctatgagagcagtttaaatattaatataataatattttattattgtatccAATGGTTCTCATTTTTCTGactttagatctgacggttgtAATTTGTCGTACCAGACAACTGTACCGAGTAACtaccaaacaactgtaccgaccaactaccaaatagagggtgttctgcttataatagtatagtatagatataatAATCGGGATGAGTTATAATTTGGTTGAACATAATTttgattatattaaaaaataaataaatagtgttatatattcGCTAAACTATTAAATTATTGAACTACTACACATATAGTGTACTTatctgtaacgaccgagaaattatgcttgtataatatcttaataaagatgatttatgtgttttattatgctATTAAGTGTGTTGAGCCATAAAACCCTAGCTGTTATGCAGGGACGGAACCAGAAATTCAAAACGGGGTGGGTTTGACGAGTCTTTAGCGAAGTTTTCCTATCATCCATGTCAGCAAATTCATAGATCATCGATTttatgttaattttttttaacaaattatctttctatatatgttatcataaaattcaaaataattttagtcAGGGTTTATGTTCATGTTTATAGCTGAGTGTTCTTTTGGTGTCCAATATTTACTTGGGAAATGGGCTTTAATACATAATAGGGCTGTCAAAAGTTAGCAAATATATAAGTACTGTATTTTTAAATCATCCTGGGATGAAGCCCAGGCTAGCCCTTTCATACTTCCGTCCCTGCAGTTATGTGCTACGTGTATTCTGTTTCGGTCAAAATGTGTTCTGGATAATTACCGAGTGTTTTACtattagttaaatatttttatatcaaaagttgtACGTCCCAAACAGtattttaatagctg is a window from the Apium graveolens cultivar Ventura chromosome 1, ASM990537v1, whole genome shotgun sequence genome containing:
- the LOC141720184 gene encoding pectinesterase/pectinesterase inhibitor-like; amino-acid sequence: MEKTHKRYAIIGLSSVVLVAIVLVVTMGITGNQKKVGRNDKHITLSQKKLLDICHTVDFKDACAANLPFKILRKDHDPRELLRTGFEVAMTHIRIASKRALSLGLLHREPLIKGALSGCSELTDMAISDLQRSIDKFINHEIGTLARILNDLLFWVSGAMTYQETCLDGFVHTHGLVGQHMRLALKTGMELTTNALAMMTHIATRFESSIGLTTTIHNRRLKSMARFPEWLDSNKRRLLEDNQGNVKADLVVAQDGSGKYRTINEALWDIPKHSDKTFVLYIKEGVYKEQVQFNSSMTHVMVVGDGPSKTRISGSLNFIDGTTTYHTATVAVSGDYFIAKDIGFENTAGPQKHQAVALRVGADRSIFYNCQMDGYQDTLYTHTYRQFYRDCVISGTVDFVFGDAAAIFQNCTFLVRKPMDNQQCIVTAQGRKNVRQPTGIVFQNCTIREDSSLQPVKNKFASYLGRPWKEYSRTVIMESFIGDVIRPEGFLPWNGTFALDTLFYTEFNNRGPGSNKDKRVKWPGIAELSPDRIQHFTATKFIEGDSWVSSSKVPYASGLMFEPPQQTASTPLLDGENADSSYMNIRDSYNANANFTSSPPPQTPTDTSPPAPVSLDQGSSTSPKKDNSASPAADAPPVRSTDMGSNFDSPAPPTDPSTKISSNMDSPAAPTDPSTEIGSSFDSPAAPTVPLTAIGSNFDSPATPKVPSTEIGSDFGSPAKPTVPSTEKDSNLANPTTPTGPSKGLDPDFPFSTVIHIP